A window of Sphingobacterium kitahiroshimense genomic DNA:
TGGGCGGATCAACACGATATTTTTCCAATTCATCTGCTGTAACTAGACAGGGGCCTATCACCGTCGCAAAATCTTTTCCTTTAGCAGGCCCCAAGTTAAGTTTCATTTCTTCCATCTGTAATGTTCGGGCACTGATATCATTCATGATCATGAAGCCACCAATATAAGAGTCCGCTTCTGATGCAGGTATATTTTTACCCTGTTTATCAATAACAATAGCAACTTCCAATTCAAAATCAAGTTTGTCTAAATGTTTGGGCATGCAGGAAACAGCGCCTGGACCGTAGATAGCACGGTGGTTTGAAAAATAGAAGACAGGAAATTGATCAAATTCAGGAATCATCTCTAAACCACGGTTTCTACGGGAGGTTGCTACATGCTGACGAAATGCATAAGCATCGCGTAAAGAACCTGGACGGGGTATGGGAGCTTCTAATATTGTGTTAGCAAGTGTATGGTGTGTTTCTTCATTTTTTGAACTAAAAAGCTTTTGATAGGCATCCTTCATGGCGGCTTTGATACTTAAAGCTGCATGGAGATATTTATCCATAGAATCTGGAAATTTAGAATCAACATTCCCACAAGGATATATAGATGTACCAATTAAAAAAGCAAGGTGTTCACTATCTTCCAGAATACAGGTAACAAGTTTCATAATGTCATGAATATAGTATTGAAATCGGTTTTCTCTTTTATTTATATGTACGTTTTC
This region includes:
- a CDS encoding fumarylacetoacetate hydrolase family protein — protein: MKLVTCILEDSEHLAFLIGTSIYPCGNVDSKFPDSMDKYLHAALSIKAAMKDAYQKLFSSKNEETHHTLANTILEAPIPRPGSLRDAYAFRQHVATSRRNRGLEMIPEFDQFPVFYFSNHRAIYGPGAVSCMPKHLDKLDFELEVAIVIDKQGKNIPASEADSYIGGFMIMNDISARTLQMEEMKLNLGPAKGKDFATVIGPCLVTADELEKYRVDPPMGHIGVCYDLEMTCSVNGKLVSKGNLRDMNWTFAEIIERVSYGVEVFPGDVIGSGTVGTGCFLELNGTAKLHDPSHKEQWLQIGDQIVMEITGLGRLQNYIIAANN